The Sylvia atricapilla isolate bSylAtr1 chromosome 3, bSylAtr1.pri, whole genome shotgun sequence genome has a window encoding:
- the OLIG3 gene encoding oligodendrocyte transcription factor 3 yields MNSDSSSVSSRASSPDMDEMYLRDHHHHHHHHHHQDSRLNSVSSTQNDLVQKMSGEGLTRNGSKAGGEGSKYKIKKQLSEQDLQQLRLKINGRERKRMHDLNLAMDGLREVMPYAHGPSVRKLSKIATLLLARNYILMLTSSLEEMKRLVGEIYGGHHSAFHCGTVGHSAGHPPHAAGTVHQVHPILGSALSSANTSSSLSASLPAIGTIRPPHSLLKTPSTPPALQLGSGFQHWAGLPCPCTICQMPPPPHLSALTASNMARISGETKDLLK; encoded by the coding sequence ATGAATTCTGactccagctctgtctccaGCAGAGCTTCCTCGCCAGACATGGATGAGATGTACCTGAGAgaccatcaccaccaccaccaccatcaccaccaccaagACAGCCGGCTCAACTCTGTCTCCTCCACCCAGAACGATCTGGTGCAGAAGATGTCTGGGGAAGGCCTCACCAGGAACGGTTCCAAGGCCGGAGGGGAAGGCAGCAAGTACAAAATCAAGAAGCAGCTTTCGGAGCaggacctgcagcagctgcGGCTGAAGATCAACGGGAGGGAGCGTAAGAGGATGCACGACCTCAACCTCGCCATGGACGGACTGCGGGAGGTGATGCCCTACGCTCATGGACCTTCCGTGAGAAAACTCTCCAAAATCGCCACCCTCCTGCTAGCCAGAAACTATATCCTGATGCTCACCAGCTCCCTGGAGGAGATGAAGAGGCTAGTTGGGGAAATCTACGGGGGACACCACTCGGCCTTTCACTGCGGCACGGTGGGACACTCTGCCGGGCACCCGCCCCACGCCGCCGGCACCGTGCACCAGGTGCATCCCATCCTCGGCAGTGCCTTGTCCTCCGCCAacacctcctcctccctctccgCCTCCCTGCCGGCCATCGGGACCATCCGGCCCCCACACTCCCTGCTCAAGACCCCCTCGacaccccctgccctgcagctcgGCAGCGGCTTCCAACACTGGGCGGGCTTGCCTTGCCCCTGCACCATCTGCCAGATGCCTCCCCCGCCCCACCTCTCGGCCCTCACCGCCTCCAACATGGCCAGGATCTCGGGGGAGACCAAGGACCTCCTGAAGTGA